The Bubalus bubalis isolate 160015118507 breed Murrah chromosome 21, NDDB_SH_1, whole genome shotgun sequence genome segment aatacaaattacttCAAAGTGGTTACCTAAATTAGTAGTTCACAATGATGGCATTAATTAGATAATTATTCTCTGTTTACTTTCAGTTATAATACTATTTAATTAATGATAAGATGAATCTTCAAATCAATCTCTTAGCAAGTAAAATCTAAATCCCTAAATTCAAGGTAAAGTGATTAGTAGAAACCAAATAAACTGATTATGGAAACTGGAGTtctgggatcagatcagatcagtggctcagtcatgtccgactctttgcgaccccatgaatcacagcatgccaggcctccctatccatcacaatctcccggagttcactcaaactcatgtccatcgagtcggtgatgccatccagccatctcattctctgtcgtccccttctcctcctgcccccaatccctcccagcatcagagtcttttccaatgagtcagttcttcacatgaggtggccaaagtactggagtttcagctttagcatcattccttccaaagaaatcccagggctgatctccttcagaatggactggttggatctccttgcagtccaagggactctcaagagtcttctccaacaccacagtttaaaagcatcaattcttcagcactcagctttcttcacagtccaactctcgcatccatacatgaccactggaaaaaccatagccttgactagatgaacctttgttggcaaagtaatgtctccacttttcaatatgctatctagtttggtcataacttttctttcaaggagtaagcgtcttttaatttcatggctgcagtcaccatctttagtgattttggagtccccaaaaataaagtctgatactgtttccaatgtttgcccatctatttcccatgaagtgatgtgaccagatgccatgatctttgttttctgaatgttgagctttaagccaactttttcactctcctctttcactcttatcaagaggctttttacttcctcgtcactttctgccgtaaggatggtgtcatctgcatatctgaggttattaatatttctcccattctgggaaaactcccttaaaaataaaatgtgtgatcCCAAGGTCTAAAGAACAGATAAGAATTCATTCCCTTCAAGAagggaagcaaaacaaaacaaaacaaaaatatgactAACATTGGAAACAATGAAGACAAAGATTCTGAATGGAAGAGGAAGCAATGAGTACACAAAACATCAAATGAAGTCAGGAGTGACAGAGAAGCAGTTAAAAGTGAGAGTGGGGCTGATAGGCTAGAATTACATTCTAACGTTTGTCACTCTCTTATGATACCAAATAAATACAGAGTAATTGTTCTAAATTTAttattcacccattcattcattcatttagtgaGCAACTTCTAGTGTTTCATTACGATATACTTTTCTGAGGGTTAAGAGACAGAGACGAGTTTCGTTTATATGTTTGTTTGCTTTACCGCAAGGAGCTCATACTAAATCTCTTACACAACAAACTCATTAATTTGCATGACTATAAAGTAGGTATTGTTGAGTTTTTGTCTCCACAGCATTTCTTTCCTGCTGACTGCCATGATGTGGCTCTCAGAGGCTGTGTAGCAGAAACCTCACTTTGTAACCCCCTGACTtgtgtatttattgaacacttactgtgtCCCAGAGCTGCCTTCACTGCTCACCCTTTGGTACTTCCTTCTTCTTTGAACCAACATAGGCCATGCCTACATGGTGTCCAGTGAAGTAGAAATGTAGCAAACTGTTTTCTGCATGTCTCTGAGATCTGTCTTTCTCTAGAGAcacttctttgcttttctgcAGCAACAGATTTGAACATTTTTAGCCTTACCATGATATCTCAGACCAAGGAAGTAAAAGGTTCAAATCAATATTTGAAGCTTATCTGTAATGGAATTGCAGGCTCTTTAACAAGACAATTCACTGTCAAGACTGATGAGAGATAATTGTGTGTTTGAGGAAAATTCGTGGGAAGGGTTAAACTCAGAAGACATTTTAGCAGCCAatattcaatgaaactaagccatgaccgtggggcaacccaagacgggcgagtcatggtggagagatctgacagaatgtggtccactggagaagggaatggcaaaccacttgagtattcttgcctcgagaaccccatgaacagtatgaaaaggcaaaatgataggatactgaaagagaaactccccacgtcagtaggtgcccaatatgcaactggagatcagtggagaaataactccagaaagaatgaagggatggagccaaagcaaaaagaatacccagctgtggatgtgactggtgatagaagcaaggtctgatgctgtaaagagcaatattgcataggaacctggaatgtcaggtccatgaatcaaggcaaattggaagtggtcaaacaagagatgacaagagtgaatgtcgacattctaggaatcagcgaactgaaatggactggaatgggtgaatttaactcagatgaccattatatctactactgcgggcaggactccctcagaagaaatggagtggccatcatagtcaacaaaagagtccgaaatgcagtacttggatgcaatctcaaaaacgacagaacgatctctcttcgtttccaaggcaaaccattcaatatcacagcaatccaagtctatgccccaaccagtaatgctgaagaagctgaagttgaatggttctatgaagacctacaagaccttttagaactaacacgcaaaaaagatgtccttttcattataggggactggaatgcaaaagtaggaagtcaagaaacacctggagtaacaggcaaatttggccttggaatacagaatgaagcagggcaaagattaatacagttttgccaagaaaatgcactggtcataacaaacaccctcttccaacaacacaagagaagactctacacatggacatcaccagatggtcaacaccaaaatcagactgattatattctttgcagccaaagatggagaagctctatacagtcagcaaaaacaagaccaggagctgactatggctcagaccatgaactccttattgccaaattcagacttaaattgaagaaagtagggaaaaccactagaccattcaggtatgacctaaatcaaatcccttataatcaTAAGTGGAATCACtgtataattatacagtggaagtgagaaatagatttaagggcctagatctgatagatagagtgcctgatgaacaatggaatgaggtccgtgacattgtacaggagacagggatcaagagcatccccatggaaaagaaatgcaaaaaagcaaaatggctgtctggggaggccttacaaatagctgcaaaaagaggagaagcgaaaagcaaaggagaaaaggaaagatataaacatctgaatgcagagttccaaagaatagcaagaagagataaggaagccttcctcagcgatcaatgcaaagaaatagaggaaaacaacagaatgggaaagactagggatctcttcaagaaaatcagagataccaaaggaacatttcttgcaaagatgggcttgataaaggacagaaatggtatggacctaacagaagcagaagatattaagagatggcaagaatacacagaagaactgtacaaaaaagatcttcacgacccagataatcacgatggtgtgatcactgacctagagccagacatcctggaatgtgaagtctagtgggccttagaaaacatcactacgaacaaagctagtggaggtgatggaattccagttgagctatttcaaatcctaaaagtttatgctgtgaaagttctgcactcaatatgccagcaaatttggaaaactcagcagtggccacaggactagaaaagatcaattcccaaagaaaggcaatgccaaagaatgctcaaactaccacacaattgcactcgtctcacatgctagtaaagtaatgctcaaaattctccaagccaggcttcagcaatatgtgaaccgtgaacttcctgatgttcaagctggttttagaaaaggcagaggaaccagagatcaaattgccaacatccgctggatcatggaagaagcaagagagttccagaaaaacatctatttctgctttattgactatgccaaaacctttgactgtgtggatcacaataaactgtggaaaattcttcaagagatgggaataccagaccacctgatctgcctcttgagaaatttgtatgcaggtcaggaagcaacagttaggactggacatggaacaacagactggttccaaataggaaaaggagttcgtcaaggctgtatattgtcaccctgtttatttaacttatatgcagagtacaacatgagaaatgctgggctggaagaagcacaagctgaaatcaagactgccgggagaaatatcaataacctcagatatgcagatgacaccacccttatggcagaaagtaaagaggaactaaaaagcctcttgatgaaagtgaaagtggagagtgaaaaagttggcttaaagctcaacattcagaaaacgaagatcatggcatccggtcccatcacttcatgggaaatagatggggaaacagtggaaacagtgtcagactttatttttctgggctccaaaatctctgcagatggtgactgcagccatgaaattaaaagacggttactccttggaaggaaagttatgaccaacctagatagcatattcaaaagcagagacattactttgccaacaaaggttcatctagtcaaggctatggtttttcctgtggtcatgtatggatgtgagagttggactgtgaagaagactgagcgccgaagaattgatggttttgaactgtggtgttggagaagactcttgagagtcccttgagtccctttttttttttttttaaatccatacaaacatttattttgccCCTgcctgggagtgggggaggggatctTGGAAGGGGGTGCTGTGGGGCTTTACAGAGAGCCCCCAGGGCAGGGCGGCGCTCTGGCGGGAGGACAGTGTCCAGAGGCCAGTAGGCCCTAGGGTTTCCAGAAGGCGAGGCCTGGGGGGCTGATGGAGCCTCTGGATTGGTTCCCAGAAGCCCCGGGGTCCAGGTAGGTTGCGGAGGCCGCTGTCCGGGCCCAGGTTAGGTGGAACTCCCAGGTCCTGGTGGCCTTTGGGGCGCCAGCTGCACTCccagctccacccccaccccccaggagggAAGGCAGCACCGGGGTCTTGCTCTTCCGGGTGGGGAAGACAACTGTCAAGTCATCaggtttaaattaaaaataataaaaataacaatacaaaataaaaagacaaaccccTGTCACAAACAAACTCTTGACAAGCCTGCCACCCCCTCACCCTCCACCCACAAGAAGGGGCACCAGCAGGGCCTGTGGGCGTGGCAGGCCGGCCCAGTCCGTTGAGTCAGCAGCAGTCTCAGAGgacagaggtcaggggcagaggcGGGGATgggcaggggcggggaggggctcaGGGCTCCAGCGTCGGTCTCAGCGCTGGCCTCTTTGCCGCCAGCTCATCTGGTTCTCTCGGTTTTCTGTGTCTCGGCGACGTGGACAGGGTTAGCTCTCGAGATTTATTACACTGTTTTGGAAGAGGCCTGGGGTAGAGGACGGGTGGGGGCTGTGGGAGAGGTGAGCGGGCGGGCAGGCGGCGGTCACCGCTTGGTCTTGGCGTCTTCTCAGATCTTCCAGATCACCAGGTGCATGCAGGCACTGGCATCCTCGCTGGAGCTGTGCCCGTCCACATTGCCCTGGATGATCTGTCTGAGGTAGTCGGCCATGAGATTCCGCAGGGAGCGCTTGTAGGGGAGGCCCAGGCAATGTGGGAATAACACAGACGTGTCCACCACTGTGCTATGGATGACCTTCAAGGCCAGCAGGTCGCTCTCCAGATTGTGACCGATGAGGACGGTGTCTGAGCTGAACATGTTAAGCAACACGGCCTGGACATCCCGGAGCGAGATGCTCGTGTCTGCTAGGTCAGCCTCGGTCACTCCTGAAAACCTAGTGTTATAGTCGACAATCTCGTTGTCTGGCCTGACAAAGGTGTCATACACAACCTGGAGGTCCGTGTCCACCACTGTGATGCACGTCAGCTCCAGGCCGTATGTGGTGTAGGACATCTCACAGTCGAGGGCGTAGACTCCTGGATGCGCATCTCCTGAAAGCTCTTTCTCAAAAGTCTTCACGAACCCTTCCAAGTTTTCCTTCCGGCCATCCTGCACATGTTGCTTGGCGACCTGACAGCCCGTAGAGCCTATGGCAGCTGAGCAGCACGTGTACTGAGTCTCCCAGCCACCGGCCACTCGGTTCTGGCGGAGACGACCCCAGTGGTAATAACACTCCTCCTCACGCACGCAGCGGCCAGAGGAGGACAGGAGGTACTCGGCACCGCAGCGGCAGCAGATCCTGCAGGAGGAGTCCTTGGGTTTCTTCTCCTCGGCTGTGAAGATGACGGCGCCACCAGGCTTCTTGGGGTGTGGGAAGGGGTAGCTATTCTCCTTGAGCTGGCCCTCCATGAGCAGGTACTCCTTGAGGCGGCTGTACAGGGCGGCCCCTTTCAGATCCTCCACACAGGGGCTGCTAGGGCGGCTGAGcgaaaaggagatccaaccagtcccttctgaaggagatcagccctgggatttctttggaaggaatgatgctaaggctgaaactccagtcctttagccacctcatgtgaagagttgactcattggaaaagactctgatgctgggagggattgggggccggaggagaaggggacgacagaggatgagatggctggatggcatcactgactcgatggacgtgagtctgagtgatatccgggagttggtgatggacagggaggcctggtgtgctgcgattcatggggtcgcaaagagtgggacatgactgagcgactgatctgatctgacctgatatTTTTCTGTCTAGTTTCAagtgaatgaagtgaagtgaaagtagctcagtcatgtctgactctttgccaccccatgaactatacagtccgtggaattctccaggccataatactggagtgggtagcatttcccttctccagggaatcttcccaatgcagagattgaacccaggtctcctgcattgcaggcagattctttaccagctgagccacaagtgaagcccaagaatactggagtgtgtagcctatcccttctccagtggatcttcccgagctgggaatcaaactggggtctcctgcattgcaggcagagtctttaccaactgagctatcaaggaagacTGCAAATGAATAatcatgtgtatgtataaaacaTAATTCAACTGTACCATCATAAGCTGTCCTCAATATCTTTATAGAAACTTTGTACCTAGTCAGTTCCCAATTTATTCATAACTAGTATTTTGCAACTTCTTCTTTTAGCAATCTGTAGACTAGAATAGATTGGTTTGTGAGatccagattctttttttctgttttagtggTTGCTGTTGTTACTGTTTGACTGAACCTTCTTAAACTGACTTTCTCAAAAGaataataatctgaaaaaaaagaaaacaaaagtgacaTTATCAGTGTTGTATTTCATGAGTTTGGTAAATAGTCacttaaattaatttctttctgaatatTACATGTAGCAAGGTCCATCAAGATATATATTCATCAGTAAACCTATTGTCCTAGATGCCACTTAGTGGATACTACCATGAATGGAAATGTCATTCCATATTTACTTAATTATCATTTTCCTGGAAGAAAGACTGAGATAGGAATTCTTATTCAAGTAATTTATAGGCTGAGTGCTCTCTGGGTAAACGGAGTGAGAAAAgtaggagaggggagaggaaaaaCACTGAGTAGACATAAACTAACTTTAACCTGTCTCAATGGAAATCTTTGGAGTATGGATTGCACCACAAGGTTTATTCCACTTTGTAGTAAGAAAAGCATCCTCTTGCACCCTCACAAAGTCAGTTTTTACTATGGTCTTTGGAAGAGGGTAGGTGAatatagtgagggacagagaggcttgATGTggtgcagtccattgggttgcaaagagtcagacatgactgagagactgaacaacgacaacaaggTGGAGAGCAGTAGACTTTCTCAGCCAAAACAGATCCAGGTAACTGAGGGcacttctgtgaaaaaaaaaaaaagaacacaattaGCCTTAAGCAGCCCATTCTCACAGCTGCTGATGGCCCTGTGAACGGATCTGGAAAAGCGATCCGGGCAGGGCAACAACAGCATCTACTACAGAAGCttgtccttgggtcaccacatGTCAGCAGATTTTAATCTAGCCACACTAAGGGATTACTCGGTTTTATAAATTCatcagaggaggggaaaaaaaacaccttaaTAAGAATCCCTTACAAGAGTAAGTAAACAAGTATACATTTAGAAGGaaacaaaaagtatttttccAGATTCTCCTAAAAGAGACTCCTTTGAACTCTCACTATCAATATGAAATTTTGGCACTTAGAATTGGTATGATCATTTCACTATCTAAATTGTTTATtctttgagaataaaataattttgaaaatccaTTTTCTCCGTTCATTCCCAGAAAAAGGAAGTGGAACACAAAAGTACATGTAGAACTATACATTTGCTTTTCCTTAAAATATGCTAGTAAATATGTACATTTAGCCAATTTATTCTCCAATTTGCATAATC includes the following:
- the LOC102406835 gene encoding RNA exonuclease 1 homolog, which encodes MEGQLKENSYPFPHPKKPGGAVIFTAEEKKPKDSSCRICCRCGAEYLLSSSGRCVREEECYYHWGRLRQNRVAGGWETQYTCCSAAIGSTGCQVAKQHVQDGRKENLEGFVKTFEKELSGDAHPGVYALDCEMSYTTYGLELTCITVVDTDLQVVYDTFVRPDNEIVDYNTRFSGVTEADLADTSISLRDVQAVLLNMFSSDTVLIGHNLESDLLALKVIHSTVVDTSVLFPHCLGLPYKRSLRNLMADYLRQIIQGNVDGHSSSEDASACMHLVIWKI